From one Lolium rigidum isolate FL_2022 chromosome 4, APGP_CSIRO_Lrig_0.1, whole genome shotgun sequence genomic stretch:
- the LOC124706655 gene encoding glutamate--cysteine ligase A, chloroplastic — MAVASRLAVARVVSPDGGAGSGRTGRSGFAAAAARRGRRRGGAVAASPPTEEVAQMTEPLTKDDLVAYLASGCKPKENWRIGTEHEKFGFDVETLRPITYDQISGILNGLSERFEWDKIMEEGHVIGLKQGKQNISLEPGGQFELSGAPLETLHQTCAEVNSHLYQVKAVGEEMGVGFLGLGFQPKWPLSEIPIMPKGRYEIMRNYMPKVGSLGLDMMFRTCTVQVNLDFSSEQDMISKFRASLALQPIATAIFANSPFKEGKPNGFLSLRSHIWTDTDNNRSGMLPFVFDNSFGFEQYVDYALDVPMYFVYRNKKYLDCTGMSFRDFMVGKLPQVPGELPTLNDWENHLTTIFPEVRLKRYIEMRGADGGPWRRLCALPAFWVGLLYDEESLQSILDMTADWTKEEREMLRRKVPVTGLKTPFRDGYVRDLAEDILQLAKNGLERRGYKEVGFLREVDEVVRTGVTPAERLLNLYETKWNRSVDPVFEELLY; from the exons atggcggtggcgtcgcgGCTGGCGGTGGCGCGGGTGGTCTCGCCGGACGGCGGCGCGGGGAGCGGGAGGACGGGGCGGTCGGggtttgcggcggcggcggcgaggagggggaggaggcgcGGCGGGGCCGTGGCGGCCAGCCCcccgacggaggaggtggcgcaGATGACGGAGCCGCTAACCAAGGACGACCTCGTCGCGTACCTCGCCTCCGGGTGCAAGCCCAAGGAGAACTGGAG AATTGGCACAGAACATGAAAAGTTTGGTTTCGATGTTGAAACATTGCGCCCTATAACGTATGATCAGATCAGTGGCATACTGAATGGGTTGTCCGAGAGGTTCGAGTGGGACAAGATAATGGAGGAAGGCCATGTTATTGGTCTCAAGCAG GGAAAGCAAAACATTTCACTAGAACCCGGGGGCCAGTTTGAACTTAGCGGTGCTCCTCTTGAAACCTTGCATCAAACTTGTGCAGAGGTCAATTCACATCTTTATCAG GTCAAAGCAGTTGGTGAGGAAATGGGTGTTGGATTTCTTGGACTTGGTTTTCAGCCAAAATGGCCACTGAGTGAGATACCAATAATGCCCAAG GGAAGGTACGAAATTATGAGAAATTACATGCCTAAAGTTGGTTCTCTTGGCCTTGATATGATGTTCCGCACATGCACTGTGCAG GTTAATCTCGACTTCAGTTCAGAGCAAGATATGATAAGCAAATTCCGTGCTAGCCTCGCATTGCAGCCT ATCGCGACAGCAATATTTGCAAACTCTCCCTTCAAAGAAGGAAAACCAAATGGGTTTCTCAGTTTAAGAAG CCATATCTGGACTGATACTGATAACAACCGCTCGGGGATGCTTCCTTTTGTTTTTGATAACTCATTTGG ATTCGAGCAATACGTGGACTATGCATTAGATGTCCCAATGTATTTTGTATATCGGAACAAGAAATACCTTGACTGTACCGGAATGTCATTTCGG GATTTTATGGTAGGAAAGCTCCCACAGGTTCCAGGGGAGTTGCCCACTCTGAACGACTGGGAGAACCATCTAACAACAATTTTTCCTGAG GTTAGGTTGAAGAGATACATCGAGATGAGAGGTGCTGATGGTGGCCCATGGAGGAGATTGTGTGCCTTGCCTGCATTTTGG GTGGGGTTGCTGTATGATGAGGAGTCACTACAAAGCATTTTGGACATGACTGCTGATTGGACAAAGGAAGAAAGAGAGATGTTAAGACGGAAG GTGCCAGTAACTGGTTTGAAAACACCATTCCGTGATGGCTATGTAAGAGATTTAGCTGAAGATATTCTCCAGTTGGCTAAG AATGGACTAGAAAGAAGAGGATACAAGGAGGTTGGTTTCTTGAGAGAGGTTGACGAAGTGGTTAGAACAG GTGTGACACCTGCTGAGAGGCTTCTGAACCTGTACGAGACGAAGTGGAACCGAAGCGTGGACCCTGTATTCGAGGAATTGTTATACTGA